In the Sarcophilus harrisii chromosome 3, mSarHar1.11, whole genome shotgun sequence genome, one interval contains:
- the LOC100922642 gene encoding vomeronasal type-1 receptor 1-like, translated as MMFSDLLLGILFLIQMGIGILGNFFLLGLYTSSLFNGHKLRPKECIFIHLALANSKVLLSKGIPQTIVCLGIKNFFDHFECKLILYLHSVARSVSLSITCLLSGFQVITISPHNSRWAELKIQAPRCTVPFSFLCWFFHLLINFTLFGTMHNSRYITNHTKTWHLGYCLITAPASFNASLFAIVFSIPDIMCVAFMIWSSAYLVLLLHRHHQQVQHIHSSHLSPRTFPEKRATQAILLLMSTYVFFYSINSSLSFYLFKKDKYQYWLGAMSDLLAAWFPAISPFVLICCDSQLLKYWYTLWHRQHCCLLCQLS; from the coding sequence ATGATGTTTAGTGACCTGCTGTTGGGCATTCTCTTCCTTATTCAGATGGGAATTGGTATCCTTGGGAATTTCTTCCTTCTGGGTCTATATACTTCCTCTTTATTCAATGGGCACAAGCTGAGGCCCAAAGAATGTATTTTTATCCACTTAGCCTTAGCCAACTCAAAAGTGCTTCTCTCCAAGGGAATCCCTCAGACAATTGTCTGTTTGGGCATCAAaaatttctttgatcattttgaGTGTAAACTTATCCTTTACCTTCATAGTGTGGCTCGAAGTGTTTCCCTGAGTATCACTTGCCTCTTGAGTGGTTTTCAGGTCATCACTATCAGTCCCCATAACTCCAGGTGGGCAGAACTCAAAATACAAGCCCCAAGGTGCactgtccctttctctttcctctgctgGTTCTTCCACCTGCTGATAAATTTTACTTTGTTTGGTACTATGCATAACTCAAGGTACATTACTAATCATACAAAGACGTGGCATTTGGGATATTGTTTAATTACAGCTCCTGCCTCTTTTAATGCTTCACTTTTTGCAATTGTTTTTTCTATTCCTGATATTATGTGTGTAGCATTCATGATCTGGTCCAGTGCCTACTTAGTGCTTCTCCTGCATAGACACCACCAGCAAGTACAACATATTCACAGTTCTCATCTTTCTCCCAGAACTTTTCCTGAGAAAAGAGCCACCCAGGCTATTCTTCTACTCATGAGCACATATgtattcttttattctattaattCTAGCTTGTCATTTTACCTCTTTAAGAAAGACAAATATCAGTATTGGCTTGGGGCTATGTCTGACCTCCTAGCGGCATGGTTCCCAGCCATCAGCCCTTTTGTGCTGATCTGCTGTGACTCCCAACTCCTCAAATATTGGTACACTCTGTGGCATAGGCAACATTGCTGTCTTCTATGCCAGCTGTCCTGA